From the Vicia villosa cultivar HV-30 ecotype Madison, WI unplaced genomic scaffold, Vvil1.0 ctg.000622F_1_1, whole genome shotgun sequence genome, the window AAATTCTTTGATTTTATGTGGTGCTTCAGACTTAGTTTTAAGCATTACCACCCACACATGCCTACTACAGTCATCAATAATGGTTTAGAAATATCTATAACCATGAACAGAAGGAGTATTAAAGGGTCCCCAAATATCTAAATGCACAAGTTCAAAAACTTTGTTTGCATTATGACTACTGATGGGAAATGGCATAATTTTCTGTCTTGCTTGCTGACAAACATCGCATGCACCATGAATACCACTAGGAATGTAGTTGTACATTTTACTCATACAACTCATTCTATCAAAAGATAGATGTCCTAGTCTAAGATGCCACAATACACTAGGTGGCACCTTTGTTTCATTTACAACTTTCTTATTTACAAACACACTAGAAACAAGGCCTACATCATTGTTCCTTCTTGCATCCAAGCGATATAGTCCATTGTGCTCTTTAGCCAAACCAATCCTCTTCAAATCCTTCTTTCCCTGTATCATACAGCCATCAGTACTAAAAACAAGATTACAATCCTGCTCTCTACAAAGCTTTGACACAGATATTAGATTGACTTCAAATTGTGGCAAATAAAGCACATTTTGAATAGTAAGCAATTCTGAAAGTTTCACATTGCCTGAAACTGAAGCTATAATGGAATTCCCATTTGGTAAGTTAACAGTGATAGGACTTATCTCAGTATATGTATCAAACCAATCTATGGAAAAACAAATGTGATGAGTAGCTCCAGTATCGAGTAACCAATCATTTTTATCATGGCTGCTAAAACAGGTTATAGAACAATTACCTCCTCCTTTGGTCAGATTGATAGAACCTGTACTCTTCTCCAGCAAAGTCATCAAGGATTGATACTGCTCCTTGGTTAGAGTCATACTTCCACTCTCACTAGTAGATCCAAATGATGACTTTGTCTCTGCTTCATCACTTTCAACTTGATTCACATAAGAGTTTCCTCTACCATTGTTTGGAGGATAACCATGCTTCTTGTAGCATCCATCAACAATATGGCCAGTTTTGCCACAATAGGTACAAACCTTGAtatttcctcttcctcttccttgaTATTGGCTACcatttcctcttcctcttccataTTGTTTTTGTCCTTCTACAGCATTCACTAATCCTGCATTCTCATCAGTCACACTCGTGCCTAAGACACTTGCTCCATACTGCAGCTTCCTCTCTTGTTGCATCACCAAAGAGAAAACTCTGTTTATAGGAGGCATAGGATCCATCAACAATACTTGCGATGCTACACCTTGATACTCCTCATTCAATCCAATCAGAAATTGAATTATCCTGTcctcagatttgaaattcttaacATTCTCATAGTTAAGCATGTGCATGGAATACGACAAGTACAATTTGGAACAGGCCTATATTGGTCTAATTCTTCCCATAATCCTCTCAATTCAGTGAAATAATATGTAATCTTCTTGTTACCTTGTTTGAGATTGGAGATTTCTTGATACAATTGTGCAACTCTAATGCGATCTCCTCTCATGAACTGATCCTTAAGATCATTCCACATGTCAATTGCATTATCAATGAACACAACACTCTGAGCTATTGATGGCGCAGTTGAATTGATGATCCATGTGTGTACTAAGTTGTTACATCTCTGCCATGCTGCATAGTTGAGATCACCTTCATTAGGTACTAGTATGGAACCATCAACAAACTTGAATTTGTTCTTCATAGCCAACGCTCTCCTCATTTTCATTGACCACGCGTGATAGTTATCACCAGATAAAGCTGGTGTAACACAGACTGTAGATGAATTCTCCGATGGATGAACATAGTAAGGATCGAGTTGATCCACTTGATTTCCATTGTTGCTGTTGTTAGTGTTTCTCGCCATAGCTATATGCAGAAAGATTAACAAAGAAACAAAACgcagaagaagagaaagataacAAGAAAACGCGAATCAAGAAAAAACGAAACGAAACGAAACGAACGATCAAGAATTTGCGATCGTCATCAATCATCAATTAATCAGATCTAGAACTCGTTAACGCAGCGGAAACAGAGCAGGatcaacctgctctgataccatcaAAGCAATCTAAGAACTCCATTAATGGAGGTAAAACAATGAATGAAAATTGATAAAGATGGAGAAGAAAGAGTGATTCTCATTATACTCTCTAACTGAAAACGGTTACACTGTATGGTACATATATAGTAAGCTAATGCCACGTCATTTATTCTAACTAACTACATACATGCACACGTGAGTAACACATGATAGTGACCATGCATACGTGAAGCTCCATCTAGTTTTTACTTCTGCTTGTGTTCGGTAGCTCTTTATTTTCATCagttattaataaaatatgtTATTGTTCtctttgaattattttattatcttaAGGTTAATTTCTGCAAAGGCATGTTAGTTGGAGGAATCAGTATATCCCCTATCTGGTTAGAAGACAAATTCAtaaattttatttgaaactttggttaggttttattttattcaaatattgttttgttttttttttatttgtatccTCTGATTCATCAAGCTCCTATAAGTAtcatttttaaattgatttttataaagctccttaacatttaaatttattattagtataatattataaattataaatattaagatTCCTCATACAAAGAATTTGACTTCACTAAGTCTCTATGTCTTCTCAAATTTGTTGActataataaaatgattaaaaaaagttTGAATGATGTCTTCTCAAATATGTTGgctataataatatgattaaaaaaaatatttgagtaatgtcttttcaaatattataataaaatgattaaaaaatatttaagtttttATAGTATGACTCTCACATAGAGGGTGATAAATTTTTAACTCAATACAATTTTTTGATATCTATCATataaaaaaagaagaattttCAATCTTCTCATGATGTCACATCAGCTATTCTCTACAAAATTCTATATCAGTCTTAATGTTTTGTTCTTCTTATAACTTCATGCACTTACTATTGTTTTGTTCTTCAATTCATAACTTCCTGCACTTACTATCATGGAATTTGCAACCTCCACCGGTTACACTTTGGCTAATTGATGGGATGACCATCCACGTTTCAATTTATTCCACAACTTCTTCATCTTTACACTTCCCTCACAATCATATCTCAGATAAATCCCCTCACTCATTAACACCATTGTGTTTAATTTTTGTTGTGCAGGCTTATAAATGGAAGGAGAAGCAGAGGTGTTTTATGCAGGTTAGAATGTGGTGAAGTTCGAAATTAATTCGGTGAACATATGGATGTATGAAGTCATGGTGCTTTagcttggatttgaattttggttagaacTTTGATGATTGTTTACAAATTGGCATTAGGTTAATATGTGCATCACTGTTTGGACATTGAAcgtgatgcatgacttatgttgGTTTAATGTGTGTATGCAAGTCATATTGGATTGGTCATATTGGATTGGCTGTGTTTGCTGATTGTTGAGGGGCCTTCCACAATCTATCCCAAGAGATGATCAGAACGTCTTTAGCATAAGCAACAACAATTTAAAGTCTTTAACAATGTATTGTAAAAGCCAAACTCTTTTCTTCTATTAGTGATTCAACATGTATTGTATAGGTTTTGGAGGAACAATCTGAAGCTAAAACTTTAACAATGCAAGAAGGTCTCGAGACTCCCGGTGTAAGTATCTCTCCTTCATGCATTCTTATTTAAATGAACTTTGGTATTTGTTGTTGATGTTAAAAAGATGTCTCCGTTTTCCTTGAtctgaaaacaatttttgaaatatGGAGATATGGAAATATGGATGCTGCTTGCTTGGGTTTAAATTTCTATGATATAAAGTTGTTTATAATAAGGATTGTAGTTTTGACTTTTCTATGTAAACTATGTTTTTATTATACAGGTTGTTGGTTATATCCGAAGGTCAACCACCGCATTTACTAACAAAGATGAATTCAGTTACGAGACGCAACGATCTAACCTGCAAGGTACTTGCACCTGTTATAATTGGTTTCATAATTAGCTTTGTATCCCTTAAAGCATCTGCTATAACACTAGCACTTTCAAATAGCATTTTTACTTGGGTCGAGTATTGGCTTTTTACATCTGTGTATAACGGGATACCGACTTTGCGTCAAATTAGCCAGAGGCGAACATAACGGCTCTCACAAAGTGATATAAAAATGACTAATTCAACTTCTGAGGGAGATATTTTGCTTACTGATTTGCATTTATCTCATATACAACTTCTTATTTACTGTTATATAATTTGATGGATTTAAACATAAATTTATTGTTAGGTAATTTTACTGATATGAAATTGTGTGCTGGTGTTTATCTGTCAAAATGCAGTTGAAGGCATTCTGCCAGTGCCTGCAACTTGTAATGACTTGCGTGAGCTTCGAGTTTTTCCTGTGGATGCGAGGGAGGAAGCTGAATACACAAAGCCACACAAACATCAAGAAGAACTGGTTTTCAACTCTGATTCAGGATTTCACGTATCTTTATGATCCAAACAATGAGACTGCTGGTGCATTTGTGCCATCTCAGATATTGTATGATGCATTCCATGTAAGGTATCAGAATTCTGCAGGAGTAATAGTTCTACTATTTGCCATTTGGGGTTCATTATTCTTTGGTGGACTTTCAATCACCACAAGTTCCGCCAAAGTCGTAAGTACTACAACCCTACAAGCCTTATGAttgatttattttagtttatCTCGGAAACAATAAACAGTTACGAAACACGTAACTACTTTTCAGGCTTATGCGCCGTCAATAGATAAGGGAGTGTCGTTTTCATTATTATGGAGAAAATTGCATCCAAAACACAAGGTTCCTACAAATGTTGTATGGCTATGTGCAGCAATATGCATTCTTCTTGGCCTACCAATATTGAAGGTGAATGTAGTGTTTACTACAATAACTTCAATATGCACAATTGGTTGGGTTGGTGGTTATGCAGCTCCGTGAAAGTTTGATGGAATCCACGAGCTTTACATGTTGCTGCTTTTGTTCTAATGACTCTCAGTCATAACTTGACGCCAAAGATAAAGGTTGCAGGAGGTTTTGACTTGATAGATACTTTTCAGGATATGTTTGGGGCTGGAGGTGACACATCATCAAGCACCATAGATAGGGCAATGGCAGAAATGACAAGGGATCCAAGAATAATGAATAAAACACAAGATGAGGTGAGAGAGGTTTTCAAAATTAAAGGAAGGGTTGGTGAAAATTACATCgacaaattaaattatttgaaaTCAGTTGTCAAAGAAACCCTGAGTTTACACCCTCTAGTACCACTTTTTCTACCAAGAGAAAATGGTCAAGCATGTGAGATAAAAGGCTTTCACATACTGATTAAGACTAAGGTGATAATCAATGCTTGGGCTATTGCAAGAGATCCAAACGATTGGACTGAACCAGAGAGGTTTTATCCTGAGAGATTCATTGACAGCAATATTGACTATAAAGGGAGTAATTTTGAGTACATTCCTTTTGGTTCTGGAAGAAGAATATGCCCAGGGAGCACATTTGGTTTGAGAAATATTGACCTTACGCTTGTAGTGTTGTTATATCATTTTGACTAGAAGCTTCCAAGTGGAACCTAAAGTGAAGATTTGGACATGACAGAGTAATTCAGAATTGCGGTGAGAAGAAAAGATGATCTTTTACTGCTCCCTTTTGTTTATCATCCTTTGAATGTCAAGTGAGATTCACATGAGGAAACTGAAAAACTATaagagttaaaataaataaagattgtgCAACTTAACCATGTTTTCTTGATCGTACTTTTGGGTTACTTTCTAGATTGCACGTAATATGTATGGCTTTTAAATCACTTTAAATCAAGTATTCCATTCTTATAATTATGTGATCCATCATGTTCATGATTATCTGTACACACTTATTTCCATTCGAAAGCAGTGGCTTCAATTGCAGATTGGAAAATAGCAGCCTGATTAATTTCCGCTACACTAAGTGCTATAACACTGCTTATGCGACAATTTGACAACAGTTTTCACTTAATTGTGTATGCAAAACATTATCAATTTCTATAAATTCCACTAGAACAAAGCTATAGTACCACAATTGTAACCATTTGACAaccaaattgaaaaaaaattaggaCTCAGAGCATTTCTTGCATAATTttgttttaagacttttatccctTTTCTCGAAACCATCTCAATGTTATGTTCAATCTTGCTTCTCAATGTAAGAAAAAAGAGTTCTGAAACAAATATCATAAATATTTCTTTCAtatttatatctatttttttcatatttttcattgcataagtattgtatgatattttttattaatcatacaatttgtttcTTATTTATAAAACTTAAACTTTTAATCGGACAAGTTCATCAATgatcaatatatatttatttatgtatgtaatataaaataattgaaatattcaaattaaaactttaatgggCCAATTCCATTAAAATAcgaaataatatagtacaaataCACACAGGTACTtatatggtactgatattaacacatttaattaaatattgaataacaacaataataagtttactattgatttaaatatttttagagataattccaaaacaaaattatttatatataggaataattattcgattgattcaaatatttttatatatggaataatatacttacttccattaatattaacggga encodes:
- the LOC131629939 gene encoding uncharacterized protein LOC131629939 isoform X2, which gives rise to MQEGLETPGVVGYIRRSTTAFTNKDEFSYETQRSNLQVEGILPVPATCNDLRELRVFPVDAREEAEYTKPHKHQEELVFNSDSGFHVSL
- the LOC131629939 gene encoding amino-acid permease BAT1 homolog isoform X1 — its product is MNSVTRRNDLTCKLKAFCQCLQLVMTCVSFEFFLWMRGRKLNTQSHTNIKKNWFSTLIQDFTYLYDPNNETAGAFVPSQILYDAFHVRYQNSAGVIVLLFAIWGSLFFGGLSITTSSAKVAYAPSIDKGVSFSLLWRKLHPKHKVPTNVVWLCAAICILLGLPILKVNVVFTTITSICTIGWVGGYAAP
- the LOC131629927 gene encoding cytochrome P450 71D9-like, coding for MTLSHNLTPKIKVAGGFDLIDTFQDMFGAGGDTSSSTIDRAMAEMTRDPRIMNKTQDEVREVFKIKGRVGENYIDKLNYLKSVVKETLSLHPLVPLFLPRENGQACEIKGFHILIKTKVIINAWAIARDPNDWTEPERFYPERFIDSNIDYKGSNFEYIPFGSGRRICPGSTFGLRNIDLTLVVLLYHFD